In Lycium ferocissimum isolate CSIRO_LF1 unplaced genomic scaffold, AGI_CSIRO_Lferr_CH_V1 ctg14168, whole genome shotgun sequence, a genomic segment contains:
- the LOC132042223 gene encoding uncharacterized protein LOC132042223 yields the protein MTVLDYYLKFVSLSRHAPHMVPDMRVVVRRFVLGLKPELHRDANTAAQNDKMTISKILAFVQGNETRLKEEEALQKQKDREFSKRAKSVGNFSPEGSQGGGNRQFFKNRSSGPAPSTASAPSQRSKFNQKGQNFRTTGLQSQSSMTDRGFQHPTYNTCARQNTGGNGNIAQSTNSAAPRNSQAQQGRGAAKSGNTGGGQNRLYALSGRQDTETRGDVVTGSTLSYITPYIAKKFGTEPEKLHESFEVATSVGESVIARRIYRGYPVLIYHRSTIVDLVELEMVDFDVFMVRVRDADAQTPTLQSVPVVSEFPEVFPDDLPGVPPDREIDFGIDLLPDTKPISIPSYRMAPAELKELKVQLKDLLDKGFIRPIYSRSEANHLEHLRIVLQTLKDRKLFDKFSKCKFSLKSVAFLGHVISGEGVKIDFQKIDAIKNWPRPTSASDIRSFLVWQAITGDLSWDFPLS from the exons atgaCTGTTCTGGACTATTATCTCAAGTTCGTGTCATTGTCCAGACATGCTCCTCACATGGTTCCTGATATGAGGGTCGTGGTTAGGAGGTTTGTACTTGGGCTTAAACCCGAATTGCATAGGGATGCCAATACAGCTGCTCAGAATGACAAGATGACTATTTCCAAGATACTGGCATTTGTGCAAGGTAATGAGACTAggttgaaggaagaagaagCCCTGCAGAAGCAGAAAGATAGGGAATTCAGCAAGAGGGCTAAGTCTGTTGGTAATTTCAGTCCGGAAGGATCTCAAGGAGGTGGGAATCGTcagttctttaagaataggtCATCAGGACCTGCTCCCTCTACAGCTAGTGCTCCATCTCAGAGGTCCAAGTTTAATCAGAAAGGCCAAAACTTCAGAACAACAGGTTTACAGTCACAGTCCAGCATGACCGACCGTGGTTTCCAACACCCGACTTACAACACTTGTG CAAGACAGAATACCGGAGGTAACGGTAATATAGCTCAGTCCACTAATTCAGCAGCTCCTCGAAATTCCCAAGCCCAGCAGGGGCGTGGGGCAGCAAAGTCTGGAAATACGGGCGGTGGTCAGAACCGTCTGTATGCACTGTCAGGACGTCAGGATACAGAGACTCGTGgcgatgttgtcacag GTTCCACTCTATCTTACATAACCCCTTacattgctaagaaatttgggacaGAACCCGAAAAGTTGCATGAATCCTTCGAAGTAGCCACATCAGTCGGGGaatcagttatagctagacgtatttataggggttaTCCAGTTTTAATCTACCACCGCAGTACCATAGTAGACTTAGTAGAATTagagatggtagactttgatgtattcatgg TTCGAGTCAGGGATGCAGATGCCCAGACTCCGACTCTCCAGTCAGTACCAGTTGTCAGTGAGTTTCCAGAAGTCTTTCCAGATGATCTACCCGGAGTTCCTCCCGATAGGGAAATTGACTTTGGGATTGACCTACTTCCCGACActaagccgatatctattccgtCGTATAGAATGGCCccagcagagttaaaagagttgaaAGTTCAGTTGAAAGATCTCCTTGACAAAGGATTTATaaggccaa tatactCCCGTAGTGAGGCAAATCATTtagaacatctcagaatagtatTGCAGACACTCAAGGATCGCAAACTTTTTGATAAATTCTCTAAGTGTAAGTTTTCTCTCaagtcagtggcattcttaggccatgtgatttcaggcGAAGGTGTTAAAATTGATTTTCAGAAAATTGACGCTAttaagaattggcccagacccacctcAGCATCAGATATTAGGAGTTTCTTGGTCTGGCAGGCTATTACAGGCGATTTGTCAtgggattttcctctatcttag
- the LOC132042224 gene encoding phragmoplastin interacting protein 1 isoform X2, translated as MVQSNKKLKQKLREAKSELLLAASEVKLNSKSQESLKSLLTSVTQKPRLSKRDKRREKALTLQDGQKDKEEVVAMSEQIKGKDKKRKRDETEGLEKKKDTGELKQEKKPIKKKKKNKKKGKKQKVEDGEVTNSVNVGDAGNGQEEEAQEPSKTEEREESGDMSKKVYVGGIPYYSTEDDIRSYFEGCGTITEVDCMNFADSGKFRGIAIITLKTEAAAQRAMALDGSDMGGLFLKIQSYKSDRANKVSNFSPNMVAGYNRIYVGNLSWNVTEDDLKKLFSDCSISSIRFGEDKETGEFRGYAHVDFADSLSVNMALKLDQKIVCGRPVRISCAVAKEGAVKKGGATNSRPTPEDQNVDSVATSTVSAKIRRRTCYECGERGHLSSSCPKKQETDQTEQVAT; from the exons ATGGTTCAATCAAACAAGAAGTTGAAACAAAAACTAAGAGAAGCTAAATCTGAATTGTTATTAGCTGCTTCTGAGGTCAAACTCAATTCAAAATCTCAAGAATCCCTCAAATCTCTTCTTACTTCAGTGACCCAAAAACCCAGATTATCCAAAAGGGATAAACGTAGAGAAAAGGCTCTTACTTTGCAAGATGGCCAGAAAGATAAAGAAGAGGTTGTGGCTATGAGTGAACAGATTAAAGGAAAAGATAAGAAAAGGAAGAGAGATGAAACTGAGGGgttagagaaaaagaaggataCTGGggagttgaagcaagagaaaaagcctattaagaagaagaagaagaacaagaagaaagggaagaaaCAGAAGGTAGAAGATGGTGAAGTTACGAACAGTGTGAATGTTGGGGATGCAGGAAATggacaagaagaagaagcacAAGAGCCTAGTAAAACTGAGGAGAG GGAAGAAAGTGGTGATATGTCTAAAAAGGTTTATGTCGGAGGAATTCCTTATTATTCCACTGAGGATGATATTAGAAGTTACTTTGAAGGCTGTGGCACCATTACAGAGGTTGATTGTATGAATTTCGCTGACAGTGGAAAGTTCAGAGGAATTGCCATTATCACTCTTAAG ACTGAAGCAGCCGCTCAGAGAGCTATGGCACTGGATGGTTCGGATAT GGGTGGACTATTCCTGAAAATCCAGTCATACAAGTCAGATAGAGCTAACAAAGTGTCCAACTTCTCACCAAACATGGTGGCGGGGTATAATAGGATATATGTGGGTAACTTATCATGGAATGTAACAGAGGATGACTTGAAGAAACTTTTTTCAGATTGCAGCATAAGTTCTATTCGATTCGGTGAAGATAAAGAAACAGGAGAATTTCGGGGTTATGCACATGTGGATTTTGCTGATAGTCTCTCTGTAAACATGGCATTAAAGTTGGATCAAAAGATTGTATGTGGTAGACCTGTTAGAATAAGTTGTGCTGTTGCAAAGGAAGGAGCTGTAAAGAAAGGAGGGGCAACCAATTCAAGACCTACGCCGGAAGATCAAAATGTGGATAGCGTTGCAACAAGCACTGTTAGCGCAAAGATAAGGAGGCGAACATGTTACGAATGTGGAGAGCGTGGCCACCTTTCATCTTCTTGTCCAAAGAAACAAGAAACTGATCAGACAGAACAAGTTGCTACTTGA
- the LOC132042224 gene encoding phragmoplastin interacting protein 1 isoform X1 — MVQSNKKLKQKLREAKSELLLAASEVKLNSKSQESLKSLLTSVTQKPRLSKRDKRREKALTLQDGQKDKEEVVAMSEQIKGKDKKRKRDETEGLEKKKDTGELKQEKKPIKKKKKNKKKGKKQKVEDGEVTNSVNVGDAGNGQEEEAQEPSKTEERNMPVCSREESGDMSKKVYVGGIPYYSTEDDIRSYFEGCGTITEVDCMNFADSGKFRGIAIITLKTEAAAQRAMALDGSDMGGLFLKIQSYKSDRANKVSNFSPNMVAGYNRIYVGNLSWNVTEDDLKKLFSDCSISSIRFGEDKETGEFRGYAHVDFADSLSVNMALKLDQKIVCGRPVRISCAVAKEGAVKKGGATNSRPTPEDQNVDSVATSTVSAKIRRRTCYECGERGHLSSSCPKKQETDQTEQVAT, encoded by the exons ATGGTTCAATCAAACAAGAAGTTGAAACAAAAACTAAGAGAAGCTAAATCTGAATTGTTATTAGCTGCTTCTGAGGTCAAACTCAATTCAAAATCTCAAGAATCCCTCAAATCTCTTCTTACTTCAGTGACCCAAAAACCCAGATTATCCAAAAGGGATAAACGTAGAGAAAAGGCTCTTACTTTGCAAGATGGCCAGAAAGATAAAGAAGAGGTTGTGGCTATGAGTGAACAGATTAAAGGAAAAGATAAGAAAAGGAAGAGAGATGAAACTGAGGGgttagagaaaaagaaggataCTGGggagttgaagcaagagaaaaagcctattaagaagaagaagaagaacaagaagaaagggaagaaaCAGAAGGTAGAAGATGGTGAAGTTACGAACAGTGTGAATGTTGGGGATGCAGGAAATggacaagaagaagaagcacAAGAGCCTAGTAAAACTGAGGAGAG GAATATGCCTGTTTGTTCCAGGGAAGAAAGTGGTGATATGTCTAAAAAGGTTTATGTCGGAGGAATTCCTTATTATTCCACTGAGGATGATATTAGAAGTTACTTTGAAGGCTGTGGCACCATTACAGAGGTTGATTGTATGAATTTCGCTGACAGTGGAAAGTTCAGAGGAATTGCCATTATCACTCTTAAG ACTGAAGCAGCCGCTCAGAGAGCTATGGCACTGGATGGTTCGGATAT GGGTGGACTATTCCTGAAAATCCAGTCATACAAGTCAGATAGAGCTAACAAAGTGTCCAACTTCTCACCAAACATGGTGGCGGGGTATAATAGGATATATGTGGGTAACTTATCATGGAATGTAACAGAGGATGACTTGAAGAAACTTTTTTCAGATTGCAGCATAAGTTCTATTCGATTCGGTGAAGATAAAGAAACAGGAGAATTTCGGGGTTATGCACATGTGGATTTTGCTGATAGTCTCTCTGTAAACATGGCATTAAAGTTGGATCAAAAGATTGTATGTGGTAGACCTGTTAGAATAAGTTGTGCTGTTGCAAAGGAAGGAGCTGTAAAGAAAGGAGGGGCAACCAATTCAAGACCTACGCCGGAAGATCAAAATGTGGATAGCGTTGCAACAAGCACTGTTAGCGCAAAGATAAGGAGGCGAACATGTTACGAATGTGGAGAGCGTGGCCACCTTTCATCTTCTTGTCCAAAGAAACAAGAAACTGATCAGACAGAACAAGTTGCTACTTGA